One window of the Candidatus Wolbachia massiliensis genome contains the following:
- the apaG gene encoding Co2+/Mg2+ efflux protein ApaG — MTLEYTLTTNSVEVTVLPVYIEEQSIPYEDCYVWMYNVKIKNKSPSTIQLLSRYWQIIDYRGKVNEIVGVGVIGEQPVIKPGEVFKYTSGAYLNVPSGIMQGKYEFLNEESIKTFEVVIPPFSLDSPYVNARAH, encoded by the coding sequence ATGACTCTAGAATACACACTTACTACTAACTCTGTTGAAGTCACAGTTTTGCCAGTCTATATCGAGGAGCAATCTATTCCTTATGAAGATTGTTATGTATGGATGTACAATGTGAAGATAAAAAACAAAAGCCCATCAACTATTCAATTGTTAAGCCGTTATTGGCAAATAATAGACTATAGAGGGAAGGTAAACGAAATTGTCGGCGTTGGTGTTATTGGAGAGCAGCCTGTGATAAAACCTGGAGAGGTATTTAAATACACGAGTGGAGCATACTTAAACGTGCCATCTGGGATAATGCAAGGTAAGTACGAATTTCTAAACGAAGAGAGCATAAAAACTTTTGAGGTCGTAATACCACCTTTTTCTTTGGACAGTCCATACGTAAACGCTAGAGCACACTAG
- the pth gene encoding aminoacyl-tRNA hydrolase, which yields MYLIVGLGNPGSQYELTYHNVGFIIVDAICKYWNFQPFSKKADYLITSGTISEKRVMLLKPYSFMNNSGIPVAKIRNFYKFLLDNIVVIHDDADLELGRIKIKKGGSSAGHNGLKSIDSFIGNGYWRLRFGVGRPEDQRSLADYVLSKFSDLDSVISLVEEIAKNIHLMLQGDNTAFISSIAY from the coding sequence GTGTATCTGATAGTTGGGCTTGGTAATCCAGGCAGCCAATATGAGCTCACTTATCACAATGTTGGTTTCATTATTGTTGATGCAATTTGTAAGTATTGGAATTTTCAGCCATTCTCTAAAAAAGCTGATTATCTGATAACCTCTGGCACAATTAGCGAAAAAAGAGTTATGTTACTCAAGCCCTATTCGTTTATGAATAATTCTGGTATTCCTGTTGCAAAAATAAGAAATTTTTACAAATTTTTACTAGATAATATTGTTGTTATACACGATGATGCTGATCTGGAACTTGGGAGAATAAAAATAAAGAAAGGTGGTAGCTCTGCTGGACATAACGGGCTTAAATCTATCGATAGTTTTATTGGTAATGGTTATTGGCGCCTGAGGTTTGGAGTAGGCAGGCCTGAAGATCAAAGAAGTCTAGCAGATTATGTATTGTCCAAATTCTCAGATCTTGATAGCGTCATTTCCTTAGTAGAAGAAATTGCAAAAAATATACACTTAATGTTGCAAGGAGATAATACAGCTTTTATTAGCTCAATTGCATATTAA
- a CDS encoding 50S ribosomal protein L25/general stress protein Ctc, producing the protein MAQQEMVTINAELRDVIGKKAMHSLRKKGDIPAVIYGKGHDSMNLILSAKEFTKQYKSGSLSAHLIELNISGKKEYALVRDIQWHVVKDTVQHVDFQFVDKGSEIKIDIPLSFVNENKSPGIKLGGVLNVLHRSITVKCSPDKIPQAIEVDLSGKMIGQSIHINDIKLPEGTKLAAHEEENFTVVTISAADSDVEESKAETEE; encoded by the coding sequence ATGGCACAACAAGAAATGGTAACAATTAATGCAGAGTTACGTGATGTAATAGGAAAAAAAGCAATGCATTCTCTAAGAAAGAAAGGAGATATTCCTGCAGTTATATATGGTAAGGGACACGATAGTATGAATCTAATATTGTCTGCAAAGGAATTTACTAAGCAATATAAATCAGGTTCTCTTTCTGCACATTTGATAGAACTTAACATTTCAGGCAAAAAAGAATATGCTCTTGTTCGCGATATTCAATGGCATGTAGTGAAGGATACTGTACAACATGTTGATTTTCAATTTGTTGATAAAGGCAGTGAAATTAAAATAGATATACCTTTATCGTTTGTAAATGAGAACAAATCTCCAGGGATTAAATTGGGTGGGGTACTCAATGTTTTACACCGTTCTATCACTGTTAAATGCTCTCCTGACAAAATACCTCAAGCTATAGAAGTTGATCTATCTGGTAAGATGATTGGCCAGTCTATACATATAAATGATATAAAACTACCAGAAGGTACTAAGCTTGCAGCACATGAGGAAGAAAACTTTACTGTTGTTACAATTTCTGCTGCTGATAGTGATGTTGAAGAATCCAAAGCAGAGACGGAAGAGTAG
- the dnaG gene encoding DNA primase, whose product MDHIDIIKSKLLLSDIVGKKVRLIKRGDSFVGLCPFHHEKTPSFSVSNTRGLYYCFGCSAHGDVFEFISQTEGLNFKEALERLASVAGVELPKNFNAIKKNDKLFLTLDLAANWFAQKNQSILEYLKQRRISPEIIDKFKIGYAPSSGLKEYLNSSGIEDKILIDVGLINKNFRDYFYDRLMFPIQSIAGKVVGFGGRTLSSEQQPKYLNSPESQLFKKRENLYGLNFALSEVRKKQHIFVVEGYMDVIALHQAGISNTVAPLGTAISAEQIENLWKFAKEISICMDGDSAGYRAATRVAEFALPILKPGYTLKFVTLPSDKDPYDICNELEYKKEDILTVFDHSTKLHSEYLWHHIVSNNLQNYEKLAPEKYSMLEYKFMEYVNAISNSSIRRYYRDYFYNEASELRRSFKKLIFNSKATKGEYLYNKSPELIEAEQNQAIILRIVIEFPEILHHPIFFEQFSHFEFTNKMKRLQQRIIDVANNGSELNKEVLLQELEQSSTDKTTVNLIFEKTIVLNSQLNERKSAEILWNNIVLLKELNALQKEKTEARLSGNFDLEERLIEQIKQIESNIQEMQMDFIQK is encoded by the coding sequence ATGGATCACATAGATATTATAAAATCAAAATTATTGTTATCTGACATAGTAGGCAAAAAGGTCAGGCTAATAAAAAGAGGGGATAGTTTTGTTGGATTATGTCCATTCCATCATGAAAAAACACCATCTTTTTCGGTGAGCAATACTAGAGGATTGTACTACTGCTTTGGTTGCTCAGCCCATGGTGATGTGTTTGAGTTTATTTCACAAACTGAAGGGCTGAACTTTAAAGAAGCATTGGAGAGATTAGCGTCAGTTGCAGGTGTTGAATTACCTAAAAACTTTAATGCTATCAAAAAAAACGACAAACTGTTTTTAACACTTGATTTAGCTGCAAATTGGTTTGCACAAAAAAATCAGAGCATTTTAGAATATTTAAAGCAGCGCAGAATTTCACCTGAAATCATAGATAAATTTAAGATAGGTTATGCACCAAGCTCTGGCTTAAAAGAATATTTAAACTCTTCCGGTATTGAAGACAAAATTCTAATTGATGTTGGGCTAATAAACAAAAATTTTCGTGATTATTTTTACGATCGGTTGATGTTTCCTATACAGAGCATTGCAGGAAAAGTTGTTGGTTTTGGTGGACGTACGCTGAGTTCTGAGCAACAGCCGAAATATTTAAACAGCCCAGAAAGTCAGCTTTTCAAGAAAAGGGAGAATTTATATGGGTTAAACTTTGCTTTGAGCGAAGTACGCAAAAAACAGCATATATTTGTTGTTGAAGGATATATGGACGTGATAGCGCTGCATCAAGCGGGAATTAGCAATACAGTTGCTCCACTTGGTACAGCAATTTCTGCAGAACAGATAGAAAATCTGTGGAAATTTGCCAAAGAAATCTCCATCTGCATGGACGGCGATAGTGCTGGGTATCGTGCTGCTACACGAGTTGCGGAATTTGCTCTGCCGATACTCAAGCCTGGGTATACATTGAAGTTTGTGACTTTGCCAAGCGATAAAGACCCATATGATATATGTAATGAGCTGGAATATAAGAAAGAAGACATATTGACTGTATTTGATCATTCAACAAAACTGCATTCTGAATATTTATGGCATCACATAGTTAGTAACAATCTGCAAAACTACGAAAAACTTGCCCCGGAAAAATATTCAATGCTTGAGTACAAGTTCATGGAATATGTAAATGCTATCAGCAACAGCAGTATTAGGAGGTATTACAGGGACTATTTTTACAATGAGGCCAGTGAACTGAGAAGAAGCTTTAAAAAGCTGATTTTTAATAGCAAAGCAACAAAAGGTGAATATCTTTACAATAAATCCCCAGAGTTGATTGAAGCAGAGCAAAATCAGGCTATAATTCTACGTATAGTAATAGAATTTCCAGAGATTTTACACCATCCTATATTTTTTGAGCAGTTTTCTCATTTTGAATTTACTAATAAGATGAAAAGGTTACAACAGCGTATAATTGATGTTGCGAATAATGGGAGTGAACTCAATAAAGAGGTTTTATTGCAAGAATTAGAACAATCCAGCACTGATAAAACCACAGTAAATCTTATATTTGAAAAAACTATCGTACTCAATAGCCAATTAAACGAAAGAAAATCTGCAGAAATTTTATGGAATAACATAGTGTTGCTAAAAGAATTGAATGCATTACAAAAAGAAAAAACTGAGGCGAGGCTGAGCGGTAATTTTGACTTGGAAGAAAGGTTAATAGAACAAATCAAACAAATAGAGAGTAATATACAAGAAATGCAAATGGATTTTATTCAAAAGTAG
- the ubiG gene encoding bifunctional 2-polyprenyl-6-hydroxyphenol methylase/3-demethylubiquinol 3-O-methyltransferase UbiG, with protein MSDIISIASDHAGYELKSEIKSYLETLGYTVIDHGCTAKQKCVDYPDYAIKIVEDITNKKANYGILICGTGLGMSVMANRFEGIHAVLCNNVEIARLARDHGNANVLCLGARFTANELAKDIVKQFLETEFSKESRHKKRLDKLKNITSVNKKKKTQTYNEDEVSKFAKMASEWWDENGKFKPLHMMNPVRVSYIIEKIKELKKCDLKELSLLDVGCGGGILSESMARVGINVSGIDVCEENIKVAQSHAKKVGLNIEYTHISVEELDNNKKYDVVLLMEVVEHVDNLEFFMKKAIELLKPEGLIFISTINRTIKSFLLAIVGAEYILNWLPKGTHKWDKFLKPSEIANYLRENNVTLQNMAGMEYNVIKREWNLTKGVDVNYILYGVMNS; from the coding sequence ATGTCAGATATAATATCAATTGCTTCAGACCATGCCGGTTATGAATTGAAATCAGAAATAAAATCTTACTTAGAAACCCTAGGTTACACAGTGATAGATCATGGCTGCACTGCTAAGCAAAAGTGTGTCGACTATCCAGACTATGCTATTAAAATTGTAGAAGATATAACAAATAAAAAAGCAAACTACGGAATATTAATTTGTGGTACGGGTTTAGGGATGAGTGTTATGGCAAACCGTTTTGAAGGAATTCATGCTGTCTTATGCAATAATGTTGAAATTGCAAGATTAGCTCGCGATCATGGTAATGCAAATGTACTGTGCCTTGGTGCAAGATTCACTGCCAATGAATTGGCAAAGGATATAGTCAAGCAATTCCTAGAAACAGAATTTTCAAAAGAAAGCAGGCATAAAAAACGTCTTGATAAACTTAAAAATATAACCTCTGTCAATAAGAAAAAAAAAACACAAACTTATAACGAAGATGAAGTGTCAAAATTCGCTAAAATGGCAAGCGAGTGGTGGGATGAGAACGGCAAGTTCAAGCCATTACACATGATGAATCCTGTGAGAGTATCTTATATTATCGAGAAAATAAAAGAGTTAAAAAAGTGTGATTTAAAAGAATTATCATTGCTTGATGTTGGATGTGGTGGTGGCATTTTGTCAGAATCAATGGCACGCGTTGGCATTAACGTTTCGGGAATAGATGTGTGTGAGGAAAACATAAAAGTGGCGCAGTCACATGCGAAGAAGGTAGGATTAAATATAGAATATACGCACATCAGCGTTGAAGAATTGGATAACAACAAAAAATATGATGTAGTTCTACTGATGGAAGTAGTTGAACACGTAGATAATTTAGAATTTTTCATGAAAAAAGCGATAGAGCTACTAAAACCAGAGGGACTGATATTTATATCGACAATAAACAGAACTATTAAATCCTTTCTCCTAGCAATAGTTGGCGCAGAGTACATATTAAATTGGCTGCCAAAAGGCACGCATAAGTGGGATAAATTTCTCAAGCCATCAGAAATTGCAAATTACTTAAGAGAAAATAATGTCACATTACAAAACATGGCTGGCATGGAGTACAACGTAATAAAACGTGAGTGGAATCTCACTAAAGGTGTAGATGTCAATTATATACTTTATGGTGTGATGAATAGTTAG
- a CDS encoding transposase family protein produces MSLNYHKVNKHPRNFRDITGLKIEEFEKIVKKVRPEWEKLEKQKKRHGRTAKLPTLEDKMLCVILYYRTYITHRFLGCLFNLHNANICRLLKKIEPLLAKKITIKKDRTLTPERILKVLADVTEQQIQQPKESKKRKRSYSGKKKMTTMKTEIVIEESGQILSVSRSYRGKIHDFRIRKQEKLLPTDSIKHADSGYQGWQKLQSNVVIPYKKYRKKLLTEEQKEHNRELASFRMRVENKIRELKIFKILSYVYRNFQKKYNMRFNIIAGLVNLRHGF; encoded by the coding sequence ATGAGTCTAAATTACCATAAAGTAAATAAACACCCAAGAAATTTTCGAGATATAACGGGATTGAAAATAGAAGAATTCGAAAAAATTGTTAAAAAAGTAAGGCCAGAGTGGGAAAAGCTTGAAAAACAGAAAAAGCGCCACGGAAGAACTGCTAAATTACCAACGCTGGAAGATAAAATGCTGTGCGTAATTTTGTATTATCGGACCTACATAACCCACAGATTTTTGGGCTGCCTTTTCAATTTACATAATGCAAATATTTGCCGACTTTTGAAGAAAATAGAGCCGCTACTGGCCAAAAAAATTACCATAAAAAAGGACAGAACCCTAACTCCAGAGAGGATTTTGAAGGTACTGGCAGATGTTACAGAACAGCAGATACAGCAGCCAAAAGAAAGCAAAAAACGTAAGAGATCTTACTCAGGAAAGAAAAAAATGACGACTATGAAAACAGAAATTGTGATCGAAGAAAGTGGGCAAATTCTATCGGTTTCAAGATCTTACCGTGGGAAAATTCACGATTTTCGGATAAGAAAACAGGAGAAATTGCTGCCTACGGACAGTATAAAGCATGCTGATTCTGGCTATCAGGGATGGCAAAAGTTGCAAAGTAATGTTGTGATACCATACAAAAAATACCGAAAAAAGCTACTAACTGAGGAGCAAAAGGAGCACAACCGAGAGTTGGCATCATTTAGAATGAGGGTCGAAAATAAGATACGAGAATTGAAAATATTCAAGATTTTGTCGTACGTTTACCGCAACTTTCAGAAAAAATATAACATGAGATTTAACATAATAGCTGGTCTCGTGAATTTGAGGCATGGGTTTTAG
- a CDS encoding alanine:cation symporter family protein, whose protein sequence is MDIVKFVLLLPTILLILIAGVYLSVKLKWLQIFRLPYALSLIGVKRGENKFSSIAALFTILGGNLGVGNISGTAVALKTGGPGSILWMAIIIAITSVIKYVTCYFSIKNRKEKNGRFIGGPVTYMADAFSSGKATILFLVIMIVVSITVGNLVQVNSLSIPLDMIDVPVVVGGILMAIIFFIVAALSLKKIKIFISAMIPIMTVSYLTLCGIILFKFSENILPSLKLITSNFLTTSSFNSGLSLGLMLEMLTIIQVGALRGIFATDIGLGLEGIVHSSIIPKKNNNKFIIEQSLITIISPFIVAFIVFITTMVLLVTDSWVTDLESTNTCIFAFRKAMNWPYVDYLIMAIMFCFAFTTIFTWFFCSKQTIRYVSMSDKYTKLWIVIFTMIIPFGAVGKVQLLWDVADISIAALLFINILAILKLTSQDPEVFAMSDRYLKLGVPAKLPSNNNTTSFIKT, encoded by the coding sequence ATGGATATAGTAAAGTTTGTTTTATTGCTACCAACAATATTACTCATACTAATCGCTGGTGTTTACCTATCAGTTAAACTAAAATGGTTGCAAATATTTAGATTACCGTACGCTCTTTCACTTATTGGAGTTAAGAGAGGAGAAAATAAATTTTCTTCTATAGCTGCCCTATTTACAATCTTAGGAGGAAATTTAGGCGTAGGAAACATTTCAGGCACTGCAGTTGCTCTAAAAACTGGGGGACCGGGCTCTATTTTATGGATGGCAATAATTATTGCTATCACTTCCGTGATAAAATATGTTACTTGTTACTTTAGCATAAAAAATAGAAAGGAAAAAAATGGACGGTTTATAGGTGGTCCTGTAACTTACATGGCTGATGCATTTAGCTCTGGAAAAGCCACAATTTTGTTTCTAGTCATTATGATTGTGGTTTCAATCACCGTTGGTAATCTCGTTCAGGTAAATTCTCTGTCAATACCACTTGACATGATAGATGTACCTGTAGTTGTTGGTGGAATTTTAATGGCCATAATATTTTTTATTGTTGCAGCCCTCAGCCTAAAAAAAATTAAAATTTTTATATCAGCTATGATACCAATAATGACGGTAAGTTACCTCACGCTTTGCGGTATTATATTATTCAAGTTCAGTGAAAATATTCTTCCTTCTCTAAAATTAATAACAAGCAATTTTCTTACAACTAGTAGCTTTAACTCTGGTTTATCTTTAGGTTTGATGTTGGAAATGTTGACTATTATTCAGGTAGGAGCCTTGCGAGGTATTTTTGCAACAGATATAGGGCTTGGCCTTGAAGGAATCGTGCACTCTTCAATTATTCCTAAGAAAAATAATAATAAATTTATTATTGAACAGAGCCTAATCACAATAATATCACCTTTTATAGTTGCATTCATAGTGTTTATTACAACAATGGTACTGCTCGTTACGGATTCTTGGGTTACCGATTTAGAGAGTACTAACACGTGCATATTTGCCTTTAGAAAGGCAATGAATTGGCCTTATGTTGACTATTTAATTATGGCCATAATGTTTTGTTTTGCTTTCACTACTATTTTTACTTGGTTTTTTTGCTCAAAGCAGACAATTCGCTATGTATCTATGAGTGATAAATACACCAAACTCTGGATTGTAATTTTTACCATGATTATTCCGTTTGGTGCAGTAGGTAAAGTTCAGTTGCTATGGGATGTTGCTGATATTTCGATCGCTGCTCTGTTGTTTATCAACATACTCGCTATACTCAAGCTAACCTCTCAAGATCCAGAAGTGTTCGCTATGAGTGACAGATATTTGAAATTAGGCGTACCAGCCAAATTGCCATCTAACAACAACACAACCTCCTTTATAAAAACTTAA
- a CDS encoding WH2 domain-containing protein, with product MSTQNIQQKHIYNKRIQEFFPLFDKIKKEDDLIYNARVSFNTVKFLTEHADWDWEKDKDKACEVILQECDKTKETKQKLENEIQKRLKDYIEGGVKEDCVKIYGNHASITLEDNKKEFKISEFLNSDFCEKNKISGFSTLHSDGKSGMHGFVHNKIRHYVVTDGLYEMTLNWYVNGEKCTIKIKIDSEGVEFIEGNIDKNSKELLKANKDVKIGGLFLHEIQFREKGQEKEVQHGKEEQDISSFEAATKIDVKGKEDHHLHFRSPNSRRQSYDSGIEKDFDNKINSQEAKEKRERRQAAQKEDSEGQVYNLQSLFEENSQNKRTPPPPPLRTSSLKKDVFNKQVGLDHQDDGQVDTQESSIPKAQQQEKKGDLFQDIRNSNESNLRHINIDGRKASIERSKENNPLKKLMDKVPYLPYSNIHEHNSDNQGASDAEWKESEQPLSAPTSNSKSDLGYGSQGESSQNKRTPPPPPLRTSSLKKDVLDKQGGNTSVKPISQNQDDRQKDERYDNPTFASFGYTASGRKKTVAEGALQVKSAAPALLTRYGTFKKIEGTFKSKDAKESSSTGDKQPLNDVASILARRAEIEFLSGIEEDFNNEINSQEAKEKRERRQAAQEENSGDQVYNLKSLFEENSQNKKTPPPLPPKKDVIDEQGSGSQKPNDLHGNEQTLDNQQQPKTQQQEGNGKSALLQDIRNFKKNNLRHIDVGDKKTDVDKAADSTVSVSVPNSRNDLGVKSTPPSILPDDSGRPISPVSTDGNMDVEQNSGIPPQKSSRRSGQEPEEEEGNFQKTSEALESWKAKWPKKYEINKNVKETSLNAQEEAQSNHTNDPTPLEELKQRLNQKNYGLKQVNPKAHYVSPQTRKHLIEAGLLKDNSTDVKTATEQENNDTNPTTDENSKLHKLLEQDKAQLKVGVIEEEREDTLVERTNSHDRNRIALGNKNRLLWTKHVKQQQEKERDKGVSI from the coding sequence ATGAGCACTCAAAATATACAACAAAAACACATTTATAATAAGCGCATTCAAGAATTTTTTCCTTTATTTGATAAAATAAAAAAGGAAGATGACCTAATTTATAATGCTAGAGTTAGTTTTAACACAGTAAAGTTTTTAACAGAACACGCCGACTGGGATTGGGAGAAAGATAAAGATAAAGCGTGTGAAGTCATTCTTCAGGAATGCGACAAGACGAAGGAAACTAAGCAAAAGCTTGAAAATGAAATTCAAAAAAGGTTGAAAGATTATATTGAGGGTGGTGTTAAAGAGGATTGCGTTAAAATATACGGTAACCACGCAAGCATAACATTGGAAGACAACAAAAAAGAGTTCAAAATCAGCGAATTTTTAAACAGTGATTTTTGTGAGAAGAATAAAATCTCTGGGTTTTCAACATTGCACAGCGATGGAAAGAGCGGAATGCACGGTTTTGTTCATAATAAAATAAGACACTATGTCGTAACCGATGGTTTATATGAGATGACGCTGAATTGGTATGTGAATGGGGAAAAGTGCACTATCAAAATTAAAATTGATAGTGAAGGTGTAGAATTTATTGAAGGTAATATTGATAAAAACAGCAAAGAGCTGTTAAAAGCAAACAAAGATGTAAAAATAGGTGGTTTATTCTTGCATGAAATACAATTCAGGGAAAAAGGACAAGAGAAGGAAGTACAACATGGAAAAGAGGAGCAAGACATATCGTCATTTGAAGCTGCAACAAAAATTGATGTTAAAGGAAAAGAAGATCATCATTTACATTTTAGGTCACCTAACAGCAGAAGACAGTCTTATGATAGTGGAATTGAAAAAGATTTTGACAATAAAATTAATTCTCAAGAAGCTAAAGAAAAACGCGAACGTAGACAAGCAGCACAAAAAGAAGATTCTGAAGGTCAAGTTTATAATCTCCAATCGCTTTTTGAGGAGAATTCCCAGAACAAAAGAACTCCACCACCACCGCCACTTAGAACCAGTTCACTCAAAAAAGATGTTTTTAATAAGCAAGTGGGTTTAGACCACCAAGATGATGGGCAAGTAGATACACAGGAAAGTTCAATACCTAAGGCCCAGCAACAAGAAAAAAAGGGAGATTTATTTCAAGACATTAGAAATTCCAATGAAAGCAACTTACGGCACATTAATATTGATGGTAGAAAAGCATCAATAGAAAGAAGCAAAGAAAATAACCCGTTGAAGAAACTAATGGATAAAGTTCCTTATTTGCCTTATTCAAATATACATGAACATAACAGCGACAACCAAGGTGCCAGTGATGCTGAGTGGAAGGAAAGTGAACAGCCACTTTCTGCTCCAACATCCAATAGTAAAAGTGATTTAGGCTACGGAAGTCAAGGGGAGAGTTCCCAGAACAAAAGAACTCCACCACCACCGCCACTTAGAACCAGTTCACTCAAAAAAGATGTCTTGGATAAACAAGGGGGAAATACTTCCGTCAAGCCTATAAGCCAGAATCAAGATGATAGGCAAAAAGATGAACGATATGACAACCCTACATTTGCCTCGTTTGGATACACTGCATCTGGAAGAAAAAAAACAGTTGCTGAAGGGGCTCTGCAAGTAAAAAGCGCTGCGCCTGCGCTACTAACACGATATGGCACATTCAAAAAAATTGAAGGTACATTTAAATCTAAAGATGCTAAGGAGTCAAGTAGTACCGGAGATAAGCAACCGCTAAATGATGTAGCTTCGATTCTTGCGAGGAGAGCAGAAATTGAATTCTTAAGTGGAATTGAAGAAGATTTTAATAATGAAATTAATTCCCAGGAAGCTAAAGAAAAACGTGAACGTAGACAAGCAGCACAAGAAGAAAATTCTGGAGATCAGGTTTATAACCTTAAGTCGCTTTTTGAGGAGAATTCTCAGAACAAAAAAACTCCTCCTCCACTTCCACCTAAAAAAGATGTTATCGATGAGCAAGGAAGTGGAAGCCAAAAACCGAATGATTTGCATGGAAATGAGCAAACACTTGATAATCAGCAACAACCTAAAACCCAGCAACAAGAAGGAAATGGCAAAAGCGCTCTCTTACAAGACATTAGAAATTTCAAGAAAAACAACTTACGACACATTGATGTTGGTGATAAAAAAACAGATGTAGACAAAGCGGCAGACTCAACTGTTAGTGTCTCTGTACCAAATAGTAGAAATGATTTAGGCGTAAAAAGTACGCCACCTAGTATACTTCCTGACGATAGTGGCAGACCTATATCTCCAGTTAGCACTGATGGAAATATGGATGTTGAACAAAATAGTGGCATTCCACCACAGAAAAGTTCTCGTAGAAGTGGCCAAGAGCCTGAGGAAGAAGAGGGGAATTTTCAAAAAACAAGTGAAGCATTAGAAAGTTGGAAGGCAAAATGGCCAAAGAAATACGAAATTAATAAAAATGTTAAAGAAACTAGTCTTAATGCACAAGAAGAAGCTCAATCTAATCATACAAATGACCCAACTCCACTTGAGGAGCTTAAACAAAGATTAAATCAAAAAAACTATGGATTAAAACAAGTCAACCCTAAAGCACACTATGTTAGTCCACAAACTAGAAAACACCTAATAGAAGCTGGACTTCTGAAAGACAATTCAACAGATGTAAAAACAGCAACAGAACAAGAAAATAACGACACTAATCCAACTACAGATGAAAATAGCAAACTACATAAATTGCTAGAGCAAGATAAAGCACAACTGAAAGTTGGGGTGATAGAGGAAGAAAGAGAGGATACTTTAGTAGAACGCACCAATAGTCACGACCGTAACAGGATCGCATTGGGCAACAAAAACAGATTGCTTTGGACTAAACATGTTAAGCAACAACAAGAAAAAGAAAGAGATAAAGGTGTGTCAATATAA
- a CDS encoding Maf family nucleotide pyrophosphatase, with protein MKEQSLNNLILASSSERRVALLKQINVKPGLILSANIDETPLKKELPKDYSIRMAKSKAEKIQSSKPGYFVLGVDTVVACGRRILPKAENVEQAEKCIHLLSGRRHRVYTSVCLLTPDKSKQHIRTVVTIVKFKCLSEQEIKYYLASEEWKNRAGGCNIQGLAGMFVLFLRGSHSSVIGLPLHETYCLLSSYFNLNLY; from the coding sequence GTGAAAGAACAATCTCTAAATAACCTTATTCTTGCTTCATCGTCAGAAAGGCGTGTAGCTTTACTAAAACAAATAAATGTTAAACCAGGTCTAATTTTGTCAGCAAACATAGACGAAACTCCTTTGAAAAAGGAACTTCCAAAAGATTACTCAATCCGTATGGCAAAAAGTAAAGCTGAGAAAATACAAAGCTCAAAACCAGGTTATTTTGTGCTTGGTGTTGATACAGTGGTTGCTTGTGGCAGAAGGATATTGCCTAAAGCTGAAAATGTTGAGCAAGCAGAAAAATGTATCCACTTGTTATCAGGAAGAAGACATAGAGTATACACCAGTGTGTGTCTATTAACTCCCGATAAATCCAAACAGCACATTAGGACTGTGGTTACAATAGTGAAATTTAAATGTCTAAGCGAACAAGAGATTAAATATTATTTAGCATCAGAAGAGTGGAAAAATAGGGCAGGAGGATGCAATATACAAGGTCTTGCTGGAATGTTCGTATTATTCTTACGCGGCTCCCACTCTTCTGTTATAGGGTTACCATTGCATGAAACCTATTGTTTGCTGAGTAGTTATTTTAACCTCAATTTATATTGA
- the infA gene encoding translation initiation factor IF-1 — protein MIKDEKSKTIFEVEGVVTALLPAAEFRVKLDNEHEIICHVSGKVRRSKIRIVIGDRVLVEMSIYDRNAKKGRIIRRLKGTSERTISK, from the coding sequence ATGATAAAAGACGAGAAATCGAAAACAATTTTTGAGGTGGAAGGAGTAGTTACTGCTTTATTACCTGCAGCAGAATTTAGAGTCAAGCTAGACAACGAGCATGAGATTATCTGTCATGTGTCAGGGAAAGTAAGGAGAAGTAAAATACGTATCGTTATTGGAGATAGGGTGTTGGTAGAGATGAGCATTTATGATAGGAATGCAAAAAAGGGGCGAATAATTAGAAGGCTTAAAGGCACAAGTGAAAGAACAATCTCTAAATAA